The Xiphias gladius isolate SHS-SW01 ecotype Sanya breed wild chromosome 17, ASM1685928v1, whole genome shotgun sequence genome includes the window CTGCACAGTCACTGTTTTTTGTGTCAAtcagatgaaaatgaagatAGATACattaatttacaattttcatcacacattaaaatgatgttttaacTTTTCTGAGCTGGAATATATTTGACAAACACTTGTGAATTTCTTGGGACTGCAGCCCGTAGATGACGGGGTTGAGGCTGCCAGGAATAACGTTAAAGAGAATGGCTGAAATCTTCCTGTACTCTGCGTACTCAGGGAAGCGATGGAGGGTGATGAGGACCATCCCACTGGCGAGCATGATCAGATACAGGCACAGGTGAGTGCTGCAGGTCTTCAGGGCTTTACTGTTCAGAGACTTGTTCCTACTGGTCAGACAGACTACTGTAATCTTAGTATAGGTGAGAACGATGCTGCCAATAGAGGAGGTGAGTAGAACCACAGTGAAAGCGAGGCCATAGATGTTATTGATGAACACATTCTCACAGGAGAGCTTAAACAGCGAGGCGTTGTCACAGTAAGGGTTGGTGATCAGAGTCCTGCATCGGTTCAGGCGTATGGTCAGACCGAGCAGAATCCCGACCAAAACAAAGGCCACTCCCCAGGCAGCAACTGTCAGCTTGATCACCATTTTGTTGGTCATGATGGCAGCGTAGCGCAGGGGGCTGCAGATGGCCACATATCTGTCAAAGGCCATaatcatcaggactgtgtgtgcattGGTGCCAAGCATATGTAAAGTAAAAGCTTGCATTACACACTCATAGTAGTGGATGTGGCGCTCAGAGGGAGGCACCAGGATGTCGGCGAGCAACCGGGGAACCAGGAGCGAGTTTCCCATGACATCATTGATCGGCAGGTTACAGAAGAGCAGGTACATCGGCTGGTGCAGGCTCCTCTCCGTCCATATCAAGACCAAAATGCCCACATTGGCAATTAAGATGAAAACATAGGCCAAGAGCAAGAATAAGAAGACAGGGTATGTGTTAGTCTTGGTGACCCTTAACCCCTCAAGCTGAAGAGTGAGGCTGTTGTATGTATAGTTTTCCATCTGAGCCGCacacaattaaaacaagagagagaggaagtgaaaaaatCACGcatgaaatgcaaatttaaaagtcTACAACACAAGAATAGATACAGTAGAAAATAGTGACACcacaattggaaaaaaaagccattattTGGAAAGAATCAATAAGTAAAAGTGAACTTGTCTTAGTAGTAAAGTGCACTTGGAGAATGATTCCTTAAAGAAGAAATGGTTAATTATATACAATGCACTGAGATCGGTAATGCTGAAGGGAAAAGTTACCATTGAGACTTAAGTTGCAAAACACTTGAGTTCTGTACTGTTACAGTCACTTAACTTCTCTTCCATTGCAGCCATTACATTTAGCTGCACTAGGATCCATCTGTGTCAGCTGGCTTCAGTGGAATACCACTGAATTAATAGAGTATATTAGGTATGAACAGTATATGCATGTATTGctaaaatttgattttcattcgAAGGATAAAGCTAGTCGGAGATTTTTTTGATTTCCCATCTTGTGATTCGAATGACTAAATTAGCTGAGAGAACACCAAGACATTTCAGACTGAGATTCTAATAAGAACTCCTCAAAATGaattttatgtcatttaaacataaaacttgggttaatgtttgaaaataatACTTTCCCATGGaaacaatgttatttttaataccCTTCCCTGTTGTAACAGTCTATTTTCTAATTACACTCTTCAGTTGACTGGCATGAAGAACTCAGCTGAGGTAAATGTTAGATCAGTAAAGCATTAATGAATACCTTCCCGTCCAGCAGCGCAGTTTTGGCTCTTCTCTATCAGCCCTCCTCTAAACAGTCTCCTCATGTAAGTCTGTTTTATGAGCATTATTTCCTCTGGGAAAACATTGAACATTACGTAATAAAACATTATGTGTTGTTCACGGAGTTCATGTAAACTGTCAGCAGGCTTGTTAGGTGGatgttcattaaaaacaacGTTTTTGCCAACTAGTAATCCTGATATTGGCGTAACCTGGTTATTTGGCCACTGTGTGTTAAAGAGCTTAATCTCACACATAGCCCTTTCAATATTTGACGTACGCCTACTTAAATTTTAGCGGATCCTTGGCACTTTGATGTAATTTCCATTACTTCATTTCGACTCTTTCTTCAGCTCTTACGGATAACAGTATGGCCAACTCTCTTGGTGACGTCTTGTGTAGTGGTTGTCATGTTCAAACAATTTTCATCTTACTACGAGTGACATAGTAAACCCCCAAGATAATGACATGAAACAAtatgctttgaaaaatatttaaagtcacAATGATCTTCACGCTGCATATCAGTTATTTAAGACCTAATTGACCTCTGCATTTAAtgaatgttttccttttgttaacATTCCTAAAATATCTATGACTAGTGATACTAACTGAGGTTTACTAAAGGTCTCCAAAAATCAGccatcaaaagaaagaaaactatatataaaaagataTTGGATTTGTCCATCTatgagacacagaaacaaataaaaattgaataaaaattgcaaagaaaaaatacatcacaaacGGGTTTAATGAAGCCTCTAATAACTTcagaaaaacatggaaagaCATTAACCAGTTCTTAAATAAGACATCCCCAATTGTGTCTTTAAAATTTGattatgaatgaatgattaTAAACAAAGTATGAATGAACTTGtttatgaatataaaacatatgAAATTTCTCGTGCTtttaatggggtttttttgtcaaTATATTTGGAAAAGGTTTGTCCCTCCCTTCAAAGTTTTGAGCCTGCTACAGTGCGTGAAGAAACTGATGCTAAATCTAAAATGAGGAAATCAGCAGCAGTTCATGATGATGTTGGGCTTACATTAGTTACCAAATGCAATTCTTCAATCGTTAAAcctcttatttacatttttaccaaaTCAATTTCAACTGAAATTGTAATTACTGATCTCAAAATTGCAAAGGTAGTCTCTCTCTTTAAATCTGGAGAAAATTAGTACTAGGCGTAAGCATCTTCAAGAGTAGAGCATTTACATGAATATCAGATGTAAAATGACTACAGAAATGACTGTTATTCACCTGGTTGACAAAATACATACCGCTTGAGTTATCACATTATGGCTTCAATGGGCTGCTTTAGGGCTCTCAAATTTTATCATTAATCAGAAAcaatttgtacatttaaatggaCGGATTTCTGGTATGGCGCAAGGTACTTGTGTAATCCCACAGGGCTCCATTCTAGGACCTTTTTTGTTCCTAGTCCACATTATTGACTTGGCGGCTTGTTCCTTTTACATCAAATTTTTTCCTAACTTAGTTCTGAGGCCAATTATGAATTATGGGGCATTTCCACCGCAGGAACTTTCCCCCGGTCTAAGAATCTTTGGATGAACTCAGGAACTAAACTTGTACTTCAATTGGAGGAACCAGGGACCAACTTCATTTTCCCGTACAGCAGTTCTAGGTGCTAAAAAAGTCCCTCTTTCAGGGGTGGTACTACCTGATGGTTCAGCAACTTTGAAGGCAGAGTTTGCAGGGCTGACTGTTCAAATACAGACAATGCAGCTGCTTCAGCATGTGTACTGCTTCTGCCATAAAACAAGCTGGCACTGTAGCATCAATATTAGGACAATGATCAGACATTTCTCTTTTCAACGTTAAAAACAGAGTTATGCTTTGATGTCGGCCTTCCAACTTGTTTTAGCAAAGAGCGCGAATGAACTGAAAGCATGAGCACGCCAGAGTGAATGAA containing:
- the LOC120802502 gene encoding putative olfactory receptor 52P1 is translated as MENYTYNSLTLQLEGLRVTKTNTYPVFLFLLLAYVFILIANVGILVLIWTERSLHQPMYLLFCNLPINDVMGNSLLVPRLLADILVPPSERHIHYYECVMQAFTLHMLGTNAHTVLMIMAFDRYVAICSPLRYAAIMTNKMVIKLTVAAWGVAFVLVGILLGLTIRLNRCRTLITNPYCDNASLFKLSCENVFINNIYGLAFTVVLLTSSIGSIVLTYTKITVVCLTSRNKSLNSKALKTCSTHLCLYLIMLASGMVLITLHRFPEYAEYRKISAILFNVIPGSLNPVIYGLQSQEIHKCLSNIFQLRKVKTSF